A single region of the Bacteroidota bacterium genome encodes:
- a CDS encoding endo-1,4-beta-xylanase, which translates to MKKNLVVLVGILAFGISNNAMAQTFLKDVFKNRFLVGAALNEAQFSGRDEKGAALAAAQFNTITPENVLKWEHVHPQPGTYAFASSDRYVEFGEKNGMVIIGHTLVWHSQTPRWVFQDSTGKPASRELLLERMRDHISTVVGHYKGRIKGWDVVNEALNEDGSLRDSPWMKIIGEEYMVKAFEFAHDADPNAELYYNDYSLENPPKRNGAVALIKKLQAAGVHVAAVGLQGHYKMDWPSMALVDSAIDAFASLGIKVNITELDIDVVPATQQRRSADVSANNYHAVNENLFAAGLPDSVQVELAKRYGDLFRVFVRHADVVGRVTFWGVADGNSWLNSFGRVNYPLLFDRNYLPKPAFDAVVKAGQKL; encoded by the coding sequence ATGAAAAAGAATCTCGTCGTACTCGTTGGCATTCTGGCCTTCGGCATAAGCAACAACGCCATGGCGCAGACATTTCTTAAAGACGTATTTAAGAACCGCTTTCTTGTCGGCGCCGCATTGAATGAAGCGCAGTTCTCGGGAAGAGATGAAAAAGGGGCCGCGCTCGCCGCCGCCCAATTCAATACGATCACTCCGGAAAACGTACTGAAGTGGGAACACGTTCATCCTCAACCCGGAACGTATGCATTCGCATCGTCCGACCGGTATGTCGAGTTCGGCGAAAAGAACGGCATGGTCATCATCGGCCACACGCTCGTCTGGCACAGCCAGACTCCGCGATGGGTGTTTCAGGACAGCACCGGAAAACCGGCGAGCCGCGAACTGCTGCTTGAACGAATGCGCGATCATATCAGCACCGTCGTCGGGCATTACAAAGGCAGGATCAAAGGATGGGACGTTGTCAACGAAGCGTTGAATGAAGATGGTTCACTCCGCGACTCTCCGTGGATGAAGATCATCGGCGAAGAGTACATGGTCAAGGCGTTTGAATTTGCGCACGACGCCGACCCGAACGCGGAATTGTATTACAACGACTACTCGCTCGAGAATCCTCCGAAGCGGAACGGCGCGGTTGCCCTGATCAAGAAGCTGCAGGCCGCGGGAGTACATGTCGCAGCGGTCGGACTGCAGGGGCACTATAAAATGGACTGGCCTTCGATGGCCTTGGTCGATTCCGCCATTGACGCGTTCGCATCCCTCGGCATTAAGGTGAACATCACCGAGCTGGATATCGACGTCGTCCCCGCCACACAGCAGAGGAGAAGCGCCGACGTTTCAGCCAACAACTACCATGCGGTGAACGAAAATCTCTTCGCCGCCGGTCTCCCCGATTCCGTTCAAGTCGAGCTGGCGAAACGGTACGGCGATCTTTTTCGGGTGTTCGTCAGGCATGCGGACGTGGTCGGCCGGGTGACGTTTTGGGGAGTTGCGGACGGAAACTCGTGGCTGAATTCTTTCGGCCGCGTCAATTATCCGCTTTTGTTCGACCGGAATTATCTCCCCAAACCGGCGTTTGACGCCGTTGTGAAGGCTGGTCAGAAGTTGTAA
- a CDS encoding MFS transporter has translation MQTTTEKLAIKEKVGYALGDTAANLIFQTMVMFQLAFYTDTFGITAAAAGTLLVVVRVWDAIFDPVMGIVADRTKTKWGKFRPWILWTAVPFGIMGFLAFITPNFDAGGKLIYAYVTYIALMMVYSANNLPYSALSGVMTGDLGERTSLSSYRFVFAMIAQLIIQGLALPMVGYFGQGNGAKGYQYTMGIFSTLAVILFFITFSTTKERIQPDPAQKASVREHFRDLTRNGPWISMFVLTLILFITLAMRGSVVFYYFRYYMHAENYASLFSVFNVLGTCSTIIGIFFSKGLATRFGKRNVFIGGLLGTTIFTLLFVFLPPNAIVVIFGMEMARQFVYGFTIPLLWAMMADVADYSEWKNHRRATGIVFSAIVFALKAGLGFGGAITGFVLSLYGYVPNAEQSESALNGIVMTMSVFPAITFGLCAVCLFFYSINKQAEIQITTELAERRKSFAVQ, from the coding sequence TTGCAGACTACTACGGAAAAGCTTGCGATAAAAGAAAAAGTCGGCTACGCCTTGGGCGACACTGCCGCGAACCTCATCTTCCAGACGATGGTGATGTTTCAGCTCGCCTTCTACACCGACACGTTCGGCATCACCGCGGCCGCGGCCGGAACGCTGCTGGTGGTCGTGCGCGTGTGGGATGCGATCTTTGACCCGGTCATGGGAATCGTTGCCGACCGGACCAAGACAAAGTGGGGTAAATTTCGCCCGTGGATCCTCTGGACGGCTGTGCCGTTCGGCATCATGGGATTCCTCGCCTTCATAACCCCGAATTTCGACGCCGGCGGAAAGCTGATCTACGCGTACGTCACGTACATCGCTTTGATGATGGTCTACTCTGCGAACAACTTGCCCTATTCGGCCTTGAGCGGAGTGATGACGGGGGATTTGGGAGAACGGACAAGCCTGTCGTCATACCGATTCGTCTTCGCAATGATCGCCCAGCTGATCATTCAAGGCCTCGCGCTTCCGATGGTCGGTTACTTCGGCCAGGGGAACGGCGCTAAGGGGTATCAGTACACGATGGGAATTTTCTCAACGCTGGCCGTCATTCTCTTCTTCATCACATTCTCGACCACGAAAGAACGCATCCAGCCCGACCCCGCGCAGAAAGCCTCGGTCAGGGAACATTTCCGCGACCTCACACGAAACGGCCCGTGGATCTCGATGTTCGTTCTGACCCTCATTCTCTTTATCACGCTCGCGATGCGCGGCAGCGTCGTCTTCTATTATTTCCGGTATTACATGCATGCCGAAAATTACGCGAGTCTTTTCAGCGTGTTCAACGTGCTCGGGACATGTTCGACGATCATCGGCATTTTCTTCTCGAAAGGCCTGGCAACAAGATTCGGCAAGAGGAATGTTTTCATCGGCGGGCTGCTGGGAACGACGATCTTTACGCTTCTCTTTGTCTTCCTTCCGCCGAATGCGATAGTCGTGATCTTCGGTATGGAAATGGCCCGGCAGTTTGTGTACGGGTTTACCATCCCGCTGCTCTGGGCAATGATGGCCGACGTTGCGGATTATTCCGAGTGGAAGAATCACCGGCGCGCGACCGGCATCGTCTTTTCAGCGATCGTCTTCGCGCTGAAGGCAGGTCTCGGGTTCGGCGGCGCCATCACCGGGTTCGTGCTGTCGCTTTACGGTTATGTTCCGAATGCCGAGCAGAGCGAGTCCGCTTTGAACGGCATCGTCATGACGATGAGCGTCTTCCCGGCGATCACATTCGGATTGTGCGCCGTCTGCCTCTTCTTTTACAGCATCAACAAGCAGGCTGAAATTCAGATCACTACCGAACTGGCGGAACGAAGGAAAAGCTTTGCAGTCCAATAA
- a CDS encoding glycoside hydrolase family 3 N-terminal domain-containing protein, giving the protein MIEKLSHTAADVQLDLPDYKNPKLSVDDRVADLLGRMTLEEKIAQMICIWGQKKTILFDEAGKLNLKKLGHYLKDGIGQIGRISDTGGGQEAVAMAELSNKLQKFFVEETRLGIPVIFHEECLHGLAAKDATSYPQPIGLASTFNPQLVETIYSSVAEETRSRGAHQALTPVVDVARDPRWGRVEETFGEDPYLISRMGIAAVKGFQGDGTFSDKKHLIATLKHFAAHGQPESGSNCGPGNFSERVLRDTFLFPFKEVIRKANVMSVMASYNEIDGVPSHANRWLLRDVLRGEWGFEGFVVSDYYAITELNGKADSVSHAVAANKIEAAILAVNAGVNIELPDPDCYPNLTSLVRDGMIAESAIDELVAALLKYKFLIGLFDDPYISLDAVRHERRIEDNRKIALRAAHETMVLLKNDNGLLPLTKKKGSTIAVIGPNADRKLLGGYSGKPKYFTTVLQGIKEKVGGDVTVLYSEGCKNTVGGAWDEDVVTLPDPKENKKLIAEAVQTAKKADTVVLVLGDNEQTSREAWSNVHLGDRANLDLFGMQNELVASIVETGKPIVVLLFNGRPNSISEVAARIPAIIECWYLGQETGIAVADVLFGDVNPGGKLPISIPRSVGHIPCHYNHKPSSRRGYLFDDISALYPFGYGLSYTTFQFTNVRLEKPIIKADESTRVLVDVKNTGSRGGDEVVQVYIRDVVGSVTRPVKELKEFKKISLKPGESQTVSFAIAPEQLSFTNIAKKLVVEAGDFEVMVGNSSRDQDVTKVVLRVV; this is encoded by the coding sequence ATGATAGAAAAACTTTCCCACACTGCCGCAGACGTCCAATTAGACCTGCCAGACTACAAAAATCCCAAGCTCTCTGTTGACGACCGCGTTGCCGACCTGCTTGGCCGCATGACCCTCGAGGAAAAAATCGCGCAAATGATCTGCATCTGGGGGCAGAAGAAAACGATCCTCTTCGACGAAGCGGGAAAACTCAACCTGAAAAAATTGGGACACTATCTTAAGGACGGTATCGGCCAGATCGGGCGGATCAGCGACACCGGAGGCGGACAGGAAGCCGTCGCGATGGCGGAACTTTCGAACAAGCTTCAGAAATTTTTTGTGGAAGAGACGCGCCTTGGTATCCCGGTAATTTTTCACGAGGAATGTCTCCACGGGCTGGCGGCGAAAGATGCGACGAGTTATCCTCAACCGATCGGATTGGCGTCGACGTTCAATCCACAGCTTGTCGAAACAATCTATTCATCCGTTGCAGAAGAGACACGGTCGCGCGGAGCTCACCAGGCCCTGACGCCCGTCGTCGACGTGGCCCGCGACCCGCGCTGGGGGCGTGTCGAAGAAACGTTCGGCGAGGACCCGTACCTCATTTCACGCATGGGCATCGCCGCGGTGAAAGGATTCCAGGGGGACGGAACGTTTTCCGATAAGAAACATCTCATCGCAACACTGAAACATTTCGCCGCTCACGGCCAGCCTGAATCCGGTTCCAATTGCGGTCCGGGAAATTTTTCCGAACGTGTTCTTCGCGATACCTTCCTCTTCCCCTTCAAAGAAGTGATCAGGAAGGCCAACGTTATGAGCGTGATGGCGTCGTACAACGAGATCGACGGCGTTCCGTCGCATGCCAATCGGTGGCTGCTGCGCGACGTGTTGAGAGGCGAATGGGGATTCGAGGGGTTCGTGGTCTCGGATTACTACGCGATCACCGAGCTGAACGGAAAAGCCGATAGCGTGAGCCATGCGGTCGCGGCGAACAAGATCGAAGCGGCAATTCTTGCGGTCAATGCCGGGGTCAACATCGAACTCCCCGACCCGGATTGTTATCCCAACCTCACCAGCCTGGTGCGCGACGGAATGATCGCGGAATCTGCGATCGACGAGCTGGTCGCGGCGCTGCTGAAGTATAAGTTCCTCATCGGATTGTTCGACGATCCGTACATTTCGCTCGATGCCGTTCGTCACGAGCGCCGGATCGAAGACAACAGGAAGATCGCCCTTCGCGCCGCTCACGAAACGATGGTGCTTCTGAAGAACGACAACGGCCTGCTTCCCCTGACGAAGAAAAAAGGAAGTACGATAGCCGTCATCGGGCCGAACGCCGACAGAAAGCTGCTGGGCGGCTACAGCGGCAAACCGAAATATTTTACCACGGTACTCCAGGGGATCAAAGAGAAAGTCGGCGGTGACGTCACTGTCCTGTACAGCGAAGGATGCAAGAACACCGTCGGCGGTGCGTGGGATGAGGACGTCGTAACGCTTCCCGACCCGAAAGAGAACAAGAAACTTATCGCCGAAGCAGTACAAACAGCAAAGAAAGCGGACACGGTAGTGTTGGTTCTCGGGGATAACGAGCAGACCTCGCGCGAAGCGTGGAGCAACGTTCATCTCGGCGACAGGGCAAACCTCGATCTCTTCGGAATGCAGAATGAACTCGTCGCATCGATCGTTGAAACCGGCAAACCGATCGTGGTCCTTCTCTTCAACGGCCGGCCCAACTCGATCAGCGAGGTCGCGGCCAGGATCCCGGCGATTATCGAGTGCTGGTATTTGGGGCAGGAAACGGGGATCGCCGTTGCGGACGTTCTCTTCGGCGATGTCAATCCCGGCGGGAAACTGCCGATCTCGATTCCACGATCGGTAGGACACATCCCGTGTCATTACAATCATAAACCTTCTTCGCGCCGCGGATACCTCTTCGACGATATCTCGGCGCTCTATCCGTTCGGCTATGGGCTGAGCTACACGACGTTCCAGTTCACCAACGTGCGGCTGGAAAAACCGATCATCAAAGCCGATGAATCGACCAGGGTTCTCGTCGACGTGAAGAATACCGGAAGCCGAGGAGGGGATGAAGTGGTACAGGTCTACATCCGCGACGTTGTCGGCTCGGTCACCCGTCCGGTGAAAGAGCTGAAGGAATTCAAGAAGATCAGCCTGAAACCGGGGGAATCACAGACCGTCTCCTTTGCCATCGCTCCGGAACAGCTCTCCTTTACGAACATCGCCAAAAAACTGGTCGTCGAAGCGGGGGATTTTGAAGTCATGGTCGGAAATTCCTCGCGCGACCAGGATGTGACGAAGGTGGTGCTGAGAGTTGTCTAA